In the genome of Deltaproteobacteria bacterium, one region contains:
- a CDS encoding M20/M25/M40 family metallo-hydrolase → MSQQVLDYIAKNKNHFLESLKQIIRLESISAQPAKKDQVLKCADLETKILKEIGLEHVQLIPTGGYPLVYGDWLHAPGKPTILIYGHYDVQPPEPLDLWKTPPFEPTIVGDNLFARGSSDNKGQHFSHICAMEAYLKTVGKLPVNIKVVLEGEEEVGGEGIDKYVREHGKFLACDAVMI, encoded by the coding sequence ATGTCACAACAAGTTCTCGATTATATTGCAAAAAACAAAAACCATTTTTTGGAGAGTTTGAAACAGATTATTCGTTTGGAAAGTATTTCAGCCCAGCCCGCAAAAAAAGATCAGGTTTTAAAATGCGCCGATCTGGAAACAAAAATTCTCAAAGAGATTGGTCTTGAGCATGTGCAGTTGATTCCCACCGGCGGATATCCTCTGGTTTATGGCGACTGGCTTCATGCACCGGGCAAACCCACCATCCTTATATATGGCCACTATGATGTACAACCGCCCGAACCCCTTGATCTTTGGAAAACGCCGCCGTTTGAACCCACGATTGTTGGCGATAATTTATTTGCCCGCGGTTCCTCGGACAACAAGGGCCAGCACTTTAGCCACATCTGCGCGATGGAAGCCTATCTGAAAACGGTCGGCAAACTCCCCGTAAACATCAAAGTTGTTTTGGAAGGGGAGGAAGAAGTGGGTGGAGAGGGGATTGACAAATATGTCCGCGAACACGGAAAATTTTTGGCCTGCGACGCCGTGATGATC
- a CDS encoding type II toxin-antitoxin system Phd/YefM family antitoxin encodes MAQLLTITKAKQQLLELARRNQELGESFIILKDGEPVSALLPFEEYEAILETLDILEDEPDILRKLKSAEREIAAGRYKVWNKEKKLKHR; translated from the coding sequence ATGGCACAATTATTGACCATCACAAAAGCCAAACAGCAATTGCTGGAATTGGCCCGACGTAATCAAGAGTTGGGGGAATCTTTTATCATTCTCAAAGACGGGGAGCCTGTGAGCGCTCTTCTCCCTTTTGAAGAATACGAGGCCATTCTTGAGACGCTGGATATTCTGGAAGACGAGCCCGATATTTTAAGAAAGCTCAAAAGCGCGGAAAGGGAAATCGCCGCTGGTCGTTATAAAGTATGGAACAAAGAAAAAAAATTAAAGCATCGTTAA
- a CDS encoding type II toxin-antitoxin system RelE/ParE family toxin has protein sequence MNLKWLSMWTLKLSSQAVTFYEGVTGKYKTQLTNGLNKLSQDPHIGKMLKGDLRDYWSYRVGVYRIIYKIHQEEIIVEVLRIQHRKEVYEKFRR, from the coding sequence ATGAATTTAAAATGGCTATCAATGTGGACACTTAAATTATCATCACAGGCCGTTACTTTTTATGAGGGTGTGACTGGTAAATATAAAACGCAATTAACAAACGGTTTAAATAAACTTTCTCAAGATCCCCATATCGGTAAAATGCTAAAAGGTGATTTGAGAGATTATTGGTCTTATCGAGTTGGAGTTTACAGAATTATTTATAAAATCCATCAGGAAGAAATTATTGTGGAAGTTTTGAGAATACAACATCGCAAAGAAGTTTATGAAAAATTTAGGAGGTAA
- a CDS encoding type II secretion system F family protein, with amino-acid sequence MIFLISVMMSGAVGWILFLFFKKLEKEHLRAQWFSALKQIQKEGPLLVWNRPLIPLFGFLFKRDLFEKQTKKLSSLLQLSGADKILNPSEFLSWSFCLAWEGVLIAVLLFGFSFFSLFIGLLCGAGYPFLWIILKKRERWRLIRKDLPLVMDLLALSVGAGLDMMQAIQKMVKLLPATPLLIAFEEVQSDLKLGQTRKESLQHFKEKMPLPEIRQFVALLLQAIQLGTPLAPVLLASAEQMRTERFLEVERLGIKASQKILLPLIFCILPSVFLTIFAPLGIRFLTKGFEGFL; translated from the coding sequence ATGATATTTCTAATCTCTGTAATGATGAGCGGGGCGGTTGGGTGGATTTTATTTCTCTTTTTTAAAAAATTGGAGAAAGAACATTTAAGAGCCCAGTGGTTTTCCGCATTGAAGCAGATTCAAAAGGAAGGACCTCTGCTTGTCTGGAATCGTCCCTTGATCCCACTCTTTGGATTTCTTTTTAAAAGGGATTTATTCGAAAAACAGACTAAAAAATTATCTTCGTTGTTGCAACTTTCCGGTGCCGACAAAATTTTAAATCCGTCTGAATTTCTTTCGTGGAGTTTTTGTCTCGCGTGGGAAGGAGTTTTAATCGCCGTGCTTCTTTTTGGTTTCTCCTTTTTTTCGCTGTTCATCGGATTGTTGTGTGGCGCGGGTTACCCCTTTTTGTGGATCATCCTTAAAAAAAGAGAACGCTGGCGTTTGATTCGCAAGGATTTGCCTCTCGTCATGGATCTTCTGGCTCTCTCGGTTGGTGCGGGACTTGATATGATGCAGGCCATTCAAAAAATGGTGAAGCTTTTGCCCGCCACTCCACTGCTTATCGCATTCGAAGAAGTGCAGAGTGATTTGAAGCTGGGACAAACACGAAAAGAATCACTGCAACATTTTAAAGAAAAAATGCCTCTGCCCGAGATTCGCCAGTTTGTCGCTCTGCTTCTGCAAGCCATTCAGTTGGGTACTCCGCTAGCACCAGTCCTGCTGGCCAGCGCCGAACAGATGCGCACAGAGCGTTTTTTGGAAGTGGAGCGTTTGGGCATCAAAGCCTCGCAGAAAATTTTATTACCTCTGATCTTTTGCATTCTACCTTCCGTATTCTTAACCATTTTTGCACCACTGGGCATTCGTTTTCTAACCAAAGGCTTCGAGGGATTTCTATGA
- a CDS encoding type II secretion system F family protein: MKRKKLKEIEATLPEFFTMVANAMKAGLSFPQALQMASQEGPSPLKEEFKEILEKVNLGWSLEEALLAKESALKLADFSLMVHSVLILRQTGGNFVPHFENLAHILRERKKVSSKIRLQTTQGMTQGVILGFMPLGLGLALFCLSPEFISPLWESALGWMALCAILILDAGGWFWMRHLSRIEI; encoded by the coding sequence ATGAAACGGAAAAAATTAAAGGAGATCGAAGCAACACTTCCGGAATTTTTTACGATGGTCGCCAACGCGATGAAGGCGGGATTGAGTTTCCCTCAAGCTTTGCAAATGGCGAGTCAAGAGGGGCCTTCTCCTCTGAAAGAGGAATTCAAGGAAATTTTGGAAAAAGTTAATTTGGGATGGTCGCTGGAAGAAGCCCTTCTTGCAAAAGAGTCCGCATTAAAACTGGCCGACTTTTCTTTGATGGTGCATTCGGTTTTGATTTTGCGCCAGACTGGCGGAAATTTTGTCCCGCATTTTGAAAATTTGGCGCACATTTTGCGGGAAAGAAAAAAAGTTTCTTCTAAAATCAGACTTCAAACAACGCAGGGAATGACTCAGGGAGTGATTTTGGGATTCATGCCTTTGGGTCTTGGACTGGCACTTTTTTGTTTGTCCCCCGAATTTATTTCTCCTTTGTGGGAGAGCGCGCTGGGATGGATGGCTCTCTGCGCGATTTTAATTTTAGATGCAGGCGGTTGGTTCTGGATGCGTCATTTGTCGAGGATAGAAATATGA
- the tadA gene encoding Flp pilus assembly complex ATPase component TadA, with the protein MTRFINIMGVKDGVGASSFALKLALGLKKQGVRVLLLDWHPEYVGDLGRLSSSQNGWRTLRDLQKIPEPVDKNWLHGFLKNSDGVDSLSWGKARSELSNFTPRSAFSLLEPLLVHFDYVVADIGSRWNPFITPLLEKSFCLLFVLQAHSNLVQELRCKADELIQNYFPLEKTGWVAWNWDAQSFLTNKTVSDFSKISCRGSSVEEVIEALQKQEDRIDSAISSPSSVEQVISGEDTNSLKIALLRSVQEEMEAKGLKAEKEDKELRPKISKIILEVMAAKSHTFPESLDKTALLEELLSELLGLGPLEKLISNSGYSEILVNGAGTIYVEEKGKLRLTPLKFLNADSLQKTIERILLPVGRRVDESSPMVDARLHDGSRVNIILSPLALNGPVISIRRFSKELLGPKNLIQMGAASEETFAFLEEAVRTRKNILVSGGTGSGKTTLLNVLSSFIPETERIITIEDAAELQLRQPHVVRLESRPSNIEGKGSITIRDLVRNALRMRPDRIVIGECRGGEALDMLQAMNTGHEGSLTTLHANAPRDALNRLETLVMFSGMELPSKVIREQIASAIDLIIQVSRLSGGERKITQISKITGLEGDVFLLEDIFGGLA; encoded by the coding sequence ATGACACGTTTTATCAATATCATGGGTGTCAAAGATGGAGTCGGAGCTTCTTCGTTTGCGCTTAAGCTGGCTTTGGGATTGAAGAAGCAGGGGGTTAGGGTTCTTCTTTTGGATTGGCATCCTGAATATGTGGGGGATTTGGGCCGTCTTTCTTCTTCTCAAAATGGTTGGCGGACTTTGCGGGATTTGCAGAAAATTCCCGAGCCCGTTGATAAAAATTGGCTTCATGGTTTTTTGAAGAATTCCGACGGCGTTGATTCTCTTAGTTGGGGAAAGGCGCGATCGGAACTTTCCAATTTCACACCCCGGAGTGCCTTTTCTCTTCTGGAACCTTTGCTGGTTCATTTTGATTATGTCGTGGCTGATATTGGTTCGCGATGGAATCCTTTTATAACTCCACTGTTGGAAAAAAGTTTTTGCCTTCTTTTTGTTTTGCAGGCCCATTCCAATCTCGTGCAGGAATTGCGTTGCAAAGCGGATGAGCTTATCCAGAATTATTTTCCTCTGGAAAAAACAGGTTGGGTTGCGTGGAATTGGGATGCACAATCTTTTTTGACAAACAAAACCGTCAGCGATTTTTCAAAAATTTCCTGCCGGGGCTCTTCGGTTGAAGAAGTGATTGAGGCACTTCAAAAACAGGAAGATAGAATTGATTCGGCTATCTCTTCTCCTTCTTCTGTTGAACAAGTCATTTCCGGCGAAGACACGAACTCTTTAAAGATCGCGCTTCTGCGGTCGGTTCAGGAAGAAATGGAAGCAAAGGGACTGAAAGCGGAAAAAGAAGACAAGGAACTCCGACCAAAGATTTCCAAAATTATTTTAGAGGTGATGGCGGCAAAATCACACACTTTCCCAGAGTCGCTCGATAAAACGGCTCTGCTTGAAGAGTTGTTGAGTGAATTGCTAGGTCTTGGTCCCTTGGAAAAATTGATCTCCAATTCCGGCTATAGTGAAATTCTGGTCAACGGCGCAGGTACAATTTATGTGGAAGAGAAGGGAAAACTCCGCCTCACCCCGTTGAAATTTTTGAATGCCGACTCTTTGCAAAAAACAATCGAACGAATTTTGTTGCCGGTGGGAAGACGCGTGGATGAATCTTCTCCGATGGTTGATGCGCGTCTCCATGATGGTTCGCGCGTCAACATTATTCTGTCTCCTCTGGCTCTCAATGGTCCGGTCATCAGCATCCGCCGGTTTTCCAAAGAACTTTTGGGTCCGAAAAATTTGATACAAATGGGAGCCGCCAGCGAGGAGACATTTGCATTTTTAGAAGAAGCAGTGCGGACTCGAAAAAATATTCTTGTTTCGGGCGGCACCGGTTCCGGCAAGACAACGCTTCTCAATGTTTTGTCTTCGTTTATTCCGGAAACGGAACGCATTATCACCATTGAAGATGCGGCGGAACTTCAGTTGCGTCAACCCCATGTTGTGCGGCTTGAATCGCGCCCCTCCAATATCGAAGGGAAGGGATCGATCACCATCCGTGATCTTGTTCGCAACGCGCTTCGCATGCGCCCCGACCGGATTGTGATCGGAGAATGCCGCGGTGGCGAGGCGCTTGACATGTTGCAGGCGATGAACACGGGACACGAAGGATCGCTCACAACTCTTCACGCCAATGCTCCGCGCGATGCGCTGAATCGTCTGGAAACTCTCGTGATGTTTTCGGGTATGGAACTTCCTTCCAAAGTAATTCGGGAACAAATCGCCTCGGCGATTGATCTGATTATTCAGGTGTCAAGATTGTCCGGTGGCGAGAGAAAAATCACGCAAATTTCAAAGATAACCGGACTGGAAGGAGATGTCTTTTTGCTTGAAGATATTTTCGGAGGGCTGGCATGA
- a CDS encoding four helix bundle protein, with product MQNNYQSHHMEFKRRIYQYSLNLIKFLQYLPKEPIYREISGQLVRSGTSIGANYFEAQGASSKKDYQNYFNHSLKSSNESRFWLSLLKESGLVSQECLVSCDALLKETQEFANIFAPSILTMKGRR from the coding sequence ATGCAAAACAATTATCAAAGCCATCACATGGAATTCAAAAGGCGAATATACCAATACTCCCTGAATTTGATAAAATTTTTGCAATATTTGCCTAAAGAACCAATTTATCGGGAAATCTCTGGACAGCTTGTCCGTAGCGGTACAAGCATTGGAGCAAATTATTTTGAAGCTCAAGGCGCCAGTTCAAAAAAAGACTATCAAAACTACTTCAACCATTCGTTGAAATCGTCCAATGAATCGCGATTTTGGCTTTCTCTTCTAAAAGAAAGCGGTCTTGTGTCGCAAGAATGTCTTGTTTCCTGCGATGCCTTGTTAAAAGAAACACAAGAATTTGCCAATATTTTTGCCCCCAGCATTTTAACAATGAAGGGCCGCAGGTAG
- a CDS encoding pilus assembly protein N-terminal domain-containing protein, with protein sequence MKKLKIKNQKSKIQTKNKKFLIFDMCFSFLVFNFLFFTPLLARAQSLPAQSLSRGESNTLITEYEIGDVALTDPKVADFFIQEDRKSIYLNAKGEGFTTLTLWDKQGEARDVIPVTVYGTNLKGILGEAKQSFGSISSIQFITQDNTIHIVGEAPSPSDYKRIQSFSARYPQIVNEVTLAKPVLDTLTSRIEKAIATPGIKVRSVRDRVILEGVAFSQSASNKAFEIAKLYDPNCLNLIEVKQGDRNPGKEPMVQLDIYFMEIQKSALRSFGIEWAPGSFPQGGGEGLGGSGGGIGGLGQSLIGFVMNLLPKIRLIQEKGLGRVLENPTLFVKSGDLANFFSGVQVPYYAQQSVQFKEVGVKVEAQPIVAGSDIDLKLNATISSASPHIQGGINTHTLNTTAYLPLGQAVVLGGILSNRDVKTYNRVPKDLATSSALFTLFLSKDFQSSRSELVVFVLPRIADPLADAKAAQEEWQKREEAMVKERSMREYLDYMKNQKSKIKN encoded by the coding sequence ATGAAAAAATTAAAAATCAAAAACCAAAAATCAAAAATACAAACAAAAAATAAAAAATTTTTGATTTTTGATATGTGTTTTTCATTTTTGGTATTTAATTTTTTATTTTTCACTCCGTTATTGGCAAGGGCACAGTCTCTTCCCGCGCAGTCTCTCTCCCGCGGCGAATCAAACACGCTCATTACAGAATATGAAATCGGCGATGTAGCGTTGACGGATCCGAAAGTTGCCGACTTTTTTATTCAGGAAGACCGCAAATCAATTTATTTGAACGCCAAGGGTGAGGGTTTCACAACGCTTACGCTGTGGGATAAACAGGGTGAGGCGAGAGATGTCATTCCTGTCACTGTTTACGGCACCAACCTCAAAGGAATTTTGGGAGAGGCGAAACAATCGTTTGGTTCGATCTCTTCGATTCAGTTTATCACACAAGACAACACCATTCATATTGTGGGCGAGGCGCCATCGCCCTCCGATTATAAAAGGATACAAAGTTTTTCCGCGCGCTATCCGCAAATTGTCAACGAAGTGACACTTGCAAAACCGGTGCTGGACACACTTACCTCGCGCATTGAAAAAGCAATCGCGACACCGGGGATCAAGGTTCGCTCGGTGCGAGACCGTGTGATTTTGGAAGGCGTGGCTTTTAGCCAATCGGCCTCCAACAAGGCGTTCGAGATTGCAAAACTTTATGACCCCAACTGTCTCAACCTCATTGAAGTAAAACAGGGAGACCGCAATCCCGGAAAAGAACCGATGGTGCAACTCGACATTTATTTTATGGAGATTCAAAAATCGGCCTTGCGCTCTTTTGGAATTGAATGGGCGCCCGGTTCTTTTCCTCAAGGTGGCGGTGAAGGGTTAGGTGGAAGTGGTGGAGGCATCGGTGGTTTGGGACAATCGCTGATCGGTTTTGTGATGAATCTTTTGCCGAAAATCCGTCTCATTCAGGAAAAAGGTTTGGGGCGTGTTTTGGAAAACCCAACCCTTTTTGTCAAAAGCGGTGACTTGGCAAATTTTTTCAGCGGCGTGCAGGTACCTTATTATGCCCAGCAGTCGGTGCAGTTCAAAGAGGTGGGAGTAAAAGTGGAGGCGCAACCCATTGTGGCGGGGAGCGACATTGATTTAAAACTCAACGCGACCATTTCTTCGGCTTCGCCTCACATTCAGGGCGGAATCAACACGCACACATTAAACACCACGGCGTATCTTCCTCTGGGACAAGCGGTGGTGTTGGGGGGAATTTTGAGCAATCGCGATGTAAAGACTTACAATCGCGTGCCCAAAGATTTGGCCACCTCCTCCGCGCTCTTCACACTTTTTCTTTCGAAAGATTTTCAATCGAGTCGTTCCGAACTCGTAGTTTTTGTTTTGCCACGCATCGCAGATCCACTGGCCGACGCCAAGGCGGCTCAGGAAGAGTGGCAGAAGAGGGAAGAGGCAATGGTTAAGGAGAGGTCGATGCGAGAATATCTTGATTACATGAAAAATCAAAAATCAAAGATCAAAAATTAA
- the cpaB gene encoding Flp pilus assembly protein CpaB, translating to MKWKQKPVLLASLFAFFSLFLVWGFLKAKEARFNSLEEPISVLVAKKDILEGTRLDESLLQTTQIPRRFLQPSPATSLESAVGFVSAAPILKGEQILETKLMALSSITGLAVKIPQGMRALSLDIDDAGGVAGLVRPNNFVDILATFEIEDSTDTASVTTQTVAQKILVLAVGEDLGSKVTLETVAKNSIKKSFLSGSSFSENIASRKKTITLCVTPRQAQTIEFAKTQSKISLALRPLLEEEPLSLSPTTMLDVLGMKGHVRSNGYREYRGK from the coding sequence ATGAAATGGAAACAAAAACCAGTTTTGCTCGCCTCCCTGTTTGCTTTTTTCAGTCTCTTTCTTGTTTGGGGTTTTTTGAAAGCAAAAGAAGCGCGGTTTAACTCGCTGGAGGAACCGATTTCCGTGCTTGTGGCGAAAAAAGATATTTTGGAGGGCACGCGTTTGGATGAATCACTGCTTCAAACAACACAAATTCCACGCCGCTTTTTGCAACCGAGTCCGGCGACTTCTTTGGAGTCAGCCGTAGGTTTTGTGAGCGCCGCCCCGATTTTGAAAGGGGAACAAATTTTAGAAACGAAGTTGATGGCCTTGAGCAGTATTACGGGGCTGGCGGTAAAAATTCCACAAGGAATGCGGGCGTTAAGTTTGGATATAGATGATGCAGGCGGCGTGGCGGGGCTGGTGCGACCCAATAATTTTGTCGATATTTTGGCGACATTTGAGATCGAAGATTCCACCGACACCGCCTCTGTGACAACACAAACCGTGGCGCAAAAAATTCTTGTGTTGGCGGTGGGGGAAGACCTCGGCTCCAAAGTGACGCTGGAAACGGTGGCCAAAAACAGTATCAAGAAAAGTTTTTTGTCGGGAAGCTCTTTTTCCGAAAATATTGCTTCGCGGAAAAAAACAATCACACTCTGTGTTACTCCGAGACAAGCGCAAACAATCGAATTCGCAAAAACACAATCCAAAATCTCACTCGCCTTGCGCCCTCTCTTGGAAGAGGAGCCGCTCTCCTTAAGCCCCACCACAATGTTGGACGTATTGGGAATGAAAGGCCATGTGCGGAGCAACGGATACAGGGAGTATAGGGGCAAATAA
- a CDS encoding DUF29 family protein yields the protein MQLLKKTKKGERGQVVVFFILIIPILMLLLVTTVQFSKLVFEKIRLQETTDRAVYAGAGYLTEVLNQMALLNWKVHQLFLDRKEDFLKNGSRKTEKEARNQIQKTLKDQEALLSEMEELGQTAYPKAYQIANRIFHEEFPQSNLTQVFQPPIVLKDGPQETFYFDRINGVMVNPTGHERIPRVSLPLRMAFVKDPSTIVGFSASAEVKKQGHALKALSAAEPYGGSLWRFALSPEKSDALFYRTARVPVETFYDQK from the coding sequence ATGCAGTTATTGAAAAAAACAAAAAAAGGTGAACGGGGACAGGTTGTTGTCTTTTTTATCCTCATCATTCCCATTTTGATGTTGCTGTTGGTAACAACCGTTCAGTTTTCAAAACTGGTTTTTGAAAAGATTCGTCTGCAAGAAACGACCGATCGGGCGGTGTATGCGGGCGCCGGTTATCTAACCGAAGTTTTAAATCAGATGGCGCTTTTAAATTGGAAAGTTCATCAACTCTTTCTCGACCGCAAAGAAGATTTTCTAAAAAATGGCTCCAGAAAAACGGAGAAAGAGGCGAGAAACCAGATTCAAAAAACTCTAAAAGATCAAGAAGCCCTTTTGTCTGAAATGGAAGAGTTGGGTCAAACTGCTTATCCAAAAGCCTATCAAATCGCGAACCGTATTTTTCATGAAGAGTTTCCCCAGTCCAACTTGACGCAGGTTTTCCAGCCGCCCATTGTTTTAAAAGACGGACCTCAGGAGACTTTCTATTTTGACAGAATAAACGGCGTGATGGTTAACCCCACAGGTCATGAGCGCATTCCAAGAGTCAGCTTGCCATTGCGTATGGCTTTTGTGAAGGACCCGTCCACCATTGTTGGTTTTTCAGCATCCGCCGAAGTTAAAAAACAGGGACACGCTTTGAAAGCCCTCTCGGCGGCGGAACCTTATGGAGGTTCTCTTTGGCGTTTTGCCCTTTCGCCGGAAAAATCAGACGCACTGTTTTATCGGACCGCAAGGGTCCCTGTGGAGACATTTTATGATCAGAAATAA
- a CDS encoding pilus assembly protein: MKNCRGAGLVEFILILPWVVGIVLALVAVAIWVLQGHLMHYAAHKQSRLLSLYQTDKAEAESQLIYPRPIVTHAPLHFSLNGVQLDLLHQDKQDAWRQPQMDNPIPFCGEEGNYALCSY, from the coding sequence ATGAAAAACTGTCGCGGAGCCGGTCTTGTCGAATTTATTTTGATTTTGCCGTGGGTGGTAGGGATTGTTCTCGCATTGGTGGCCGTGGCGATTTGGGTTCTGCAGGGACACTTGATGCACTACGCGGCTCATAAACAGTCAAGACTTTTGAGTCTCTATCAAACGGACAAAGCTGAGGCGGAATCGCAATTAATTTATCCACGACCGATTGTAACCCACGCCCCACTTCATTTTTCTCTGAATGGTGTTCAACTCGATCTTTTGCACCAAGATAAACAAGACGCATGGCGGCAACCCCAAATGGACAATCCGATTCCGTTTTGCGGAGAGGAAGGAAACTACGCACTATGCAGTTATTGA
- a CDS encoding four helix bundle protein: MRNFKNIQAWILASDLAVQIYTRTSNFSKEERYGLISQMRRAAISTLANIAEGASRQHKKDYLNFLYIARGSLSETEALLEISRRLLFLNSSLFEELTLICQKTARCLFGLIRAVESEVYSPWSVVHSLSNSLSTKGGNHVEQII; encoded by the coding sequence ATGAGAAACTTTAAAAATATACAGGCTTGGATTTTAGCCAGCGACCTTGCGGTTCAAATTTATACTCGTACCTCAAATTTTTCAAAGGAAGAACGTTACGGTTTGATTTCTCAGATGCGACGCGCTGCCATTTCCACGTTGGCAAACATTGCGGAAGGAGCCAGCAGACAGCATAAAAAGGACTATTTAAATTTTTTGTATATAGCTAGGGGATCTCTTTCTGAAACAGAAGCGCTGTTGGAGATTTCAAGACGTCTTTTGTTTTTAAATAGTTCTCTTTTTGAAGAGCTGACTCTAATCTGCCAAAAAACTGCAAGATGTTTGTTCGGTTTAATCAGAGCCGTTGAGTCTGAAGTCTATAGTCCATGGTCCGTAGTCCATAGTCTATCAAATAGTCTATCAACTAAAGGAGGCAATCATGTTGAACAAATCATCTAA
- a CDS encoding ATP-binding protein, with protein MNKNEIVTLIYDWQNLILKRKGVERYNESAILSAITSKPIKIITGFRRAGKSFLAQRIAKILVEKKEYKIENILYLNFEDYNLADINSAKKLGEIYSVFLSDIAKDGLKLIFLDEIQNVHGWDKFVRTIYEKSDDTTIILTGSNSELLSAELGSNLAGRYIEFFLFPFSFREFLSYKKIEVKNEKDYLRQKAELEKLFFEYACFGGLPEIFEIASEDAKYSYLKGITTKVVLDDIVKRFKVDNIDVLERLLSYVLSNIGTVVSYTNLKDRIKSLGIEIKVETVIKYINYFTKAFVVLELNKFDWKQRKIFSSSKKFYSIDAGLAGLYRTGRENFSMKLENLIFLHLRRKTDKIFYGINERGREIDFILNRDGNAFDKYQVCSDLNKDNLARELGVFDLSDKYLKKGTNLILTLTNELESAVLKKHNASHSNIMKWLLEI; from the coding sequence ATGAATAAAAATGAAATTGTGACGCTTATTTATGATTGGCAGAACCTAATCCTGAAAAGAAAGGGTGTGGAACGTTATAACGAATCTGCCATCCTCTCCGCGATTACATCGAAGCCAATCAAAATAATTACCGGGTTTAGAAGAGCTGGTAAATCATTTCTGGCACAAAGAATCGCAAAAATACTCGTCGAGAAAAAGGAATATAAAATTGAAAACATTCTCTACCTGAATTTTGAGGATTATAATTTGGCCGATATCAACTCGGCAAAGAAGTTGGGGGAGATATATTCCGTTTTTCTATCCGACATTGCAAAAGACGGTCTTAAATTAATTTTTCTTGATGAGATACAAAACGTGCATGGTTGGGACAAATTTGTAAGAACGATATATGAAAAAAGCGACGACACGACAATCATACTCACCGGTTCAAATTCCGAACTTCTTTCGGCAGAACTCGGTTCAAATCTTGCAGGAAGGTACATTGAGTTTTTTCTTTTTCCGTTCAGCTTTAGAGAATTTTTGAGTTATAAAAAAATTGAAGTAAAAAATGAAAAAGACTATTTGAGGCAAAAAGCGGAACTCGAAAAATTGTTTTTCGAATACGCATGTTTTGGCGGCCTTCCTGAAATTTTTGAAATTGCGAGCGAAGATGCGAAATACTCCTATCTCAAGGGCATCACGACCAAAGTTGTACTCGATGATATCGTAAAAAGATTTAAGGTAGATAACATCGATGTTTTAGAGCGTTTACTGAGTTATGTCCTTTCGAACATTGGCACTGTTGTTTCATATACCAATTTAAAGGACAGGATAAAATCTCTCGGCATTGAAATTAAGGTCGAAACGGTCATTAAATACATCAATTATTTTACCAAAGCATTTGTTGTTTTGGAGCTCAACAAATTCGACTGGAAACAACGCAAGATATTTTCTTCATCGAAAAAGTTTTACTCAATAGATGCGGGGCTGGCCGGCCTGTATCGCACAGGTCGTGAAAATTTTTCTATGAAACTGGAAAATCTCATTTTCCTCCATCTGAGAAGAAAAACTGACAAAATCTTTTATGGAATAAATGAGCGCGGGCGGGAAATTGATTTTATTCTCAATCGTGATGGCAATGCTTTTGACAAATATCAGGTTTGTTCCGATCTCAATAAGGATAATCTGGCCAGGGAACTGGGCGTTTTCGATCTTTCTGACAAATATCTAAAGAAAGGAACCAATCTGATTCTGACATTAACGAACGAGCTTGAATCCGCTGTTCTCAAAAAACACAACGCGAGTCACTCCAATATAATGAAATGGCTTTTGGAAATTTAA